The Paenibacillus sp. RC334 nucleotide sequence GGTGTCTATATGGCAAAAGGAAAGAAAAATGTTCAGCAGGTTTCGTATGACCTTACAGGGCGAAACGAACTCATCCTCACGGAGAGTAAGTCCATGCGGGATGATTTGGTTTTTAAGGACGACGTCATGGATAAGGTAAAGTTTGTTACTCTGCTAGAGGGAACAGCGGAGGCTACAATTAAACTTGCTGCGGAGTATTATGAGGTACTACCTACTACGATAGAATCAGTAATTAGGAGAAACAGAGCGGAATTTAATGAGTACGCAGAGGTCCGCATACTGAAGGGGAAGAGTTTGAACGCACTCAAGACGCTCATGCAGGATGACGGAGCGTTTAAAGGTATAAGCTCTCTGACGTTAATTAACCGGCGCGGCCTTCTCCGTATTGGTATGCTCCTTACGGAATCGGAAGTCGCGAAATCTATCCGCAACTACCTCCTCAACGTGGAAGAAATTGCGGACGCCGATCAACGCCAATGGGCGATCGAGCGTGAGATATCTAAACGAGAACGTCGTCGTCTCACGGACTCGATCCAATCGTTTTATAACGGTAGCCTCAAGAACGATAGAGGACTTGAGTACGCAACATTCACGAATCTCGTGTATAAGGTCTTGTGGGATACGGACACGGTCGGACTTCGTGAGATGTACGGATTGGAAAAAGGCGAGGCAACCCGCGACGCTCTTAGTACCGAGGACTTGCGAAAGGTTGTAGACGTAGAGACTGCGATTAGCTCACTTATACGTCTTAGGAAGGATTACCGAGAAATACGTGATGAGTTGATCGCAGGGAAAGACAATTTCCGGTAAGAGCGGCGGACTTGCCTTCGGGTGGGTCCGCTATTTTTCGTTTATTCGTAGTGACAACGGACTAGTCCGATGGTATTATTTAGGTAAACGTGAGATAACGGAGGGGGAGGATCAGTTTGAAAGATCAGGAATCCGCAGTAGCGGCGAAAGCAGCCGAAGAAGAGGACGACGGCGATCCGAGTTTTTGGGACATGTTTCCGTTTAAAGTCGATAAGCTATACGCAAGACTAATTTCCGGTTTCATAATTGGCGGCATCATCCTGTGGTTTTTGTACGGACTATTACGTTACGGACTTGTATTCAATGTAACGATAAATTAGCGCTTGTCTCTTCGGAGGCGAGCGCTTTTTCTTCGTTTTACGGACGCGTTGCTCGGACAATATCCCCGTGGTATAATCGTCATGTACTAAAATACCAAACCGTAGGGCTTCGTACAATCCGTAGGTCATCGTCTGAATGTCCGTCATAGGCTACGTCTAGGTTTCGGGACGATAGCGGAGATTAAACGCACTCGTAATGCGTAGGCCGGGGGTTCAATTCCCTTCACCAGCATTCTATGAAACTCAAGCACAGCACGGCTTCCAAGCTTTTTGGAGGCCGCGTTTTTTTGTGATTTTGGACAATCTTCTAACATTCTTCTAACCTTTAGTCTAGTAAAGTGGGTTCTTCGGTGTTCATAGACTCCCCTGCAATTGAATCCCCAATGTTTCTTAGGTTTCGTCAGTTTGGTGCTGTCTCGCTTTCGAGAGATTGGCTACAGGCCGCAGCTATTCTTTCTCAACTCAGCCACGATAGGCGTTCCTCAAAAGCGGGAGTGCGTTTTCTTCATCGCAGCCCCGTGAGGATTTACCTTCTCCACCTCCATGATTGGAGTACAGCGAACCGCCCCGTGTTGTACAGGAACATTCGTAGCGGAGAGGGCAGGCCAATCAATTCAGACAGCCTAACTAACGTTGGCACAAATAGCGTCCACCGGATATGAACATGGGTGAATATTGCGGAACGCGAAGAAGGTGTGGACATTGTAATGTATTCATGGGCCATCCTCTCAGGTTTATAGCCTTTTTTCTAGATATATGTTCCAGTCTAGTAAAAACTAGTTGTTCGTCCATGTCTAAACCTAACAATATGCATACACTGAACTATCTTTATAGGGAGGTGTACGCATTGAGTTGTTCAGACAAAAAAAAATGTCGTAAAGGAAAAATAGAAACTGTATTCCCTTGGAAAAGAAAAAGAAAAGAACAGTGCCGAAAAGTTATTAAGAAGATAGTAAAGGTAAAATGTCCCCCACCAGAAGTGAATATTACTACTCCGACAGTTATTGGTCCTACGGGCCCACAAGGCATACAAGGCATACAAGGTTCTCAAGGAGTACCTGGACCGGCTGGAGCTATAGGCCCACAAGGCTTTCCTGGCGCTACAGGAGCAGTAGGGGCGGCTGGGCCATCCGGAGCTACAGGTCCAACTGGTCCAGCGGGCGGTCCAGTCGGACCGACAGGAGCCACCGGCGCAACAGGAACAGTAGGTGCGGCGGGACCATCCGGCGCTACAGGAGCAGCAGGGGCGGCGGGACCAGCGGGAGCCACAGGACCAACTGGTCCAGCGGGCGGTCCAGTCGGACCGACAGGAGCCACCGGCGCAACAGGAGCAGCAGGGGCGGCGGGAGCAGCGGGAGCCACCGGCGCAACAGGAGCAGCAGGGGCGGCGGGAGCAGCGGGAGCCACCGGCGCAACAGGAGCAGCAGGGGCGGCGGGAGCAGCGGGAGCCACTGGCGCAACAGGAGCAGCAGGGGCGGCGGGAGCAGCGGGAGCTACCGGCGCAACAGGAGCAGCAGGGGCGGCGGGAGCAGCGGGAGCCACTGGCGCAACAGGAGCAGCAGGGGGAGTATTGGGATTTGCAGATTTTTTTGCCTTGATGCCTCCTGATAATGCAGCAACTGTTGCTCCGGGTACAGACGTAAGTTTTCCGCAAAATGGCCCTACCAGCGGGACTACTATTACCCGAACCGGTCCTAGCTCTTTTAATTTAGCAGCAATAGGGACTTATCAGGTGCTCTCTCAGGTTAGCGTAACCGAAGCTGGACAACTCATCTTGACACTCAATGGCGCGGATCTCGCCTATACTGTAGTCGGACGTGCAACAGGTACATCGCAAATCGTAGAAATGGCTATAGTGCAAACGACGGTCATTAATTCCATACTGACTGTTCGAAATCCTGCTGGCAATTCCACTGCACTTACTATTACTCCACTCGCTGGAGGAACAAGACCTGTTTCAGCACATCTTGTTATCACACAATTAGCATAGCAAGATATCTTGCATATAAATAATCGAGAAATTTGCTATCTTTTACTGGACGGCTTTTCATATGATCATAATTAAAAGAAGGACGTACAAACGTCCTCATCTTCCTCCAGAGTATCCCTCGGCAGAGATAGCGGCCCGTCACGCGTGGCATTTTGCAGAAATCCGCTATCTAGTATTTCATTAAATGGGAAATCCGAGGGATACGACAATGGGAACAGCATACGAACAACAAAATGCAGCACTACAACATGAAATCGCGGTAATGGAAAGTATCCTGGAAAGCAAGGAGCAGTATCCCAAAATAGTTTCGTGTTGCGTCGTCATTCGGATCTCCACCTTTTTGGGGCTCTTAATTTTACGAGTTCAATCTATATAAGTTCAACTAAAGTTTCACGAATCTTGGAATGGATTTCCGATTCGCACGTCGAATAGATTAAGGAAAATCAACGAGACGAGTGATGATGATGGAAATTCAACCAACGGATCAACAAGAATTGGAAAGGCGGCTGGGTCAAGAGAAAAACCGTCGGATGTATGAACGCTATCAGACGATCTACTTACATGCTGTGAAACAGATGTCGGTGACCGAAATTGCGGAGATCATTCGCAGAAGTCCTGTAACGGTGAACACCTACATCAAATCCTATCAAGAGAAAGGACTGGATGGCTTGGTGACGGGCGTCTCCACAGGCGCTCCCGAACAGTTGACTGCCGAGCAGCAACAGCAGCTCAAGCAGCTCATTATCACAAAACTTCCGCATGAAGTCGGGTTTCCCGCCAAGCACAATTGGACCCTGCTCTGGCTGCCGCTTATGTGAAGCGTGAGTTTGAACGAAGCTACACCATTGCTGGCATGGCCAAACTGCTGCACCGACTGGATCTGCGGTTTACCAAACCAACCTATACTCTGGAAGCAGCCGATGAAGTGAGGCCAAAGGAGTTTGTCCACGAACGGTTCCCCCAGTTAAAAACAGACTCATGAACGACGAAATCCATCATTTGTTGCATGATCCGGGACTATCAAGCCTTACAGCGAACCTGGTTCGAGAAAGGCAAGCAACGGGTCATTCCGACCATCGGTAAACATCGCGGCGTGAAATTGCTCGCGATGTGGACTACATGACCGGGGAAATCGTATGGCAAGAAGATGAGCAATATACAGCTGAAACGTTTTTAGCCTTCCTGAAATACCCTACAGGCAAAATGGTGATGGTGATGGACAATGCCCGCATTCATCATGCGAAATTACTGCAACCTTTTCTGGAAGAGCAGAAAGATCGGTTGAAGTTCTCCTTTTTGCCCCCGTATAGCCCGCAGTTTAACGTAGTCGAAGGGCTATGGAAATGGCTAAAAGCCGATGTCATCAACAATGTGTTTTATCATACGGTGGCCGAGATCTCCAAAGATAGATGGGCCATCATTAACCGTTTGTGCGTCCGCATGGAATCTTCCTTACGAAAACTCATTAAGCCTAAAATCATTAGTTGAACTTATATAGCTCTTATTGTTCGAAAAAAATAAAGTTGTAGAATAGGAAAATAAAGTATTAAACTGACGATGCGTCATTAAGCGCCCACGGTATGATTTGGTTTTCTCACAATCACCGTCAACATAATAATGTTAGATAGTCCAGCTTGTTTGAGTCAAAGGCTGTACTACTAACATTACATTGATCTAATTCCACGTCTGTTGATTAACCAGAATAAGTAATTTGATTAATAGAAGCAGAGACACGCTTAGGAAGAACATGCTGAATCTGGATCAGCCATTCCACCGGTAGATTTTGCAGAAGAAAAAGACGAGAAAATCGAGCAAAGGAAAGAATGGCATGTTTGGGCCACGCCCCTTGAGCGGCATCAAATAACCATTTAAGCAGGACATAAACGATGAGCGCGCAAAAGAGTTGCCCATAGACCGCATTTTCGGTTCTCCCAAACAGCGTTGGAATATTCAAATGTTGCTTGATCCAACGGAAAAAGACCTCAATCTGCCATCGAGCTTTATACATCTGTGCGATTTGTTCCGCTGTGACCTGCATTAAATCGGTAACGACTCGGATGACTCGACCTTCAAAATCTCGAAACATCACCACACGATGACGTTGCTTGGAACGACACTGCGGTGTCCCCAACTGGCAGGTGATATCCCGAATGACAGAAGAATCTGCTTTTTGGAGACGGGAAAGGGCATGAGGTTTATCCAAATGGACGTTGTCGCGAAGCCGAATGACAAAGGATTGTCCTTGGATTTTGAAGTCGTCCAGACGCTCCAGTTTCCCATAAGCACGGTCCATCACCACAATGTAGTCCGGTTGAGCCAACGTTTCACTCATGGGGCCATCATGCTTGGAACCCAGCGTTTCGACGACCTGAAGCGGTTGCCCATTTTGGGCTCGCAAAGCGACATGAAGTTTAATGCCAGAACGCTCTCCGTGATAAGGAGCCCAGGGTAGTCGTGTTTTTCCCACTGTTATGGTGGTCGAATCGATGAGGAGTAATTCTTTGGAAAACGTAAGTTTTCGGCGTGTTTCTCGGCTACACTTGTGAATGACTCGATGAAGAAGTTCCTTAAATATAGCAAAGGGGACTTCGGCCTCTTTGGTGGAAAAACACGAATAATGAACCATAGGTAAGCCACTGCGAGCGGCATGATCCACACCGGAACGATAACTGTCCCATTGTTCTAAGGCAGCTACACACCAGTATTGAAGTAAGTGGGTTACTGCGAATTTACGGGCTTTGTCTTCATAATCTGCTCCCTTGGCAACGCTTTGCACTTCTTCCGGTGTCAGAATGGATTGAAGGATCAATGGGATCGTGATAGACTTTTTCATGGAGTCGTCACCTTTCGGTTAAGTTTGTAGGGGTACAAACATTTTACCGTGTTGACGGCTCTTTTTCTACCATTTAGTGGTTAATCAACAGGTGTGATCTAATTCAATTCTTTGCTCAAGTAACCTTTTAAAATGTGCAATTAACCACATGATTAGCCCTTCCCTTTATTCAATCTCTGACATTTACTAATAGAGATTCAGGAAAGAGAGGTGATATAAATGCCAATTACAAAACCCTTTATGGCTTCCCGAAGGTTTACTACTACAGCAGGAGCCGGAACAGGTGTTGGCATTGCATATAATATTCTTGCAACAGCCACCACCAATGACACCGGTGTTGCTGCCACAGCCTTCCCAACTGCACCTGCGTATTATAATCTTTACATTAATGCACAGATTCAAACAGGTGATACTTCAACCGCTACCACCACTGCGATCACCATTCCTGGTGGTGACGCACTCGATCCTGCGACTCCAATTGTAATCGAATTTGTTGTAAACTAATCCTTCCTTATTGATGAGATGCCGACAATTCTTATTGTTTTGGATTTTCGGCATTTTCATTTTAAACGCCCTTGGGGTATTAGTTTCGTATATATCTACTAAAACATACAAATAAATAGGGAAGTGAATCTAATGGCGATCATATACCCTATCTTTCCCCCAATAGTTTCCGGAATTGTTTATAATGTAAGTGCTCAAACTGTTCCTGTAGAGACTGATGTTATTTTTGATACAAACGGTAATCTTTCACCTGGAATCACACATACCCCCGGAACCACTCAGATTGCAGTTAGCAATCCGGGCAAGTATGAGGTTACTTTTTCCGTGACGGGTGTAGAACCCAACCAATTCGCACTATTTTTAAATGGCGCCCTGGTTATAGGAACCGTATATGGTTCAGGTGCCGGCACTCAGCAAAACAATGGGCAAGCTATAATCGCTCTAGCGGCCGGCGATGTTCTTACTCTGCGAAATCATAGTTCAGCTGCTGCGGTTGGCCTTCAGACTTTGGCTGGTGGCACACAAACAAACGTAAACGCTTCTGTTATTATCAAAAAAATTAAGTTAGATTCTAATAATTAATGATGAAATGTGAATTGGTTCAGCTTAAAGTTTATCTGACTATCGACAAAATGTCCTTTTCGATAATATATCGCTCTATATTAATAGAAACTCTGTCCCAACGTAAAAAGGACCCTCAGCATCTGCGGTCCTTTTTGGGTTATTCAGTACTTTCTTTGGCATTTGATATGTAATCAATTTCAATAATTTCTCCGATATCTGTAATTTCAAGTACCTCAATAATCTTTGCCAGATGGTCTTTATTCAAAACACTACGAGAGCCACGGACAATTTCACTAATGGTACTTGGGCGTAATCCTGTTAACTGAGATAAAGTCCCTTGTGTCATTCCTTTTGACTCCAGAATCTTTCCAAGCTTGACCACGATTATAGCTTTTTTTGACATATAACCGACCGTTCCTTCCCCTTGATTCTTGCTTAGTTATGCTTGTGTTGATTTTAAGTGAAACTAAAAGATAACGCAAAAAGATGTTGACAATAACGTTATATGGTTATATTATTAATAACGAAATAACGTTAAATTGTTATGTTAATTCATGTCATGGAAACAATTTCGTTATTGACATAGTTGATGATAAGGCAGTACGAAAATTCGCATCTAATTAGAGTGGTTCTTCATTATTGTACAGCAAGTTAATCCGCAATTCTACGCGAGTGAACATGAAGCAGTCCTATCACAACTTATTGAAATCATAGGTAAGAAGGGAATTTGGGATTTTGCTATTGAGAGGGCAGTTGAGGCTGCCACAATTTGATGGTCAGGAGCCCTTACCAAGTTGGACGGATAAACACTAAGAAGGAGCGCATAAAAATGGAGACTAAATCAACCATACTAGAATGGGTGGCAATGGTATATGGACCTTTTGACCATTTACAAATGTATGAAATATATGAAGGTGTGCTTTATGATGGACGCTACTTCTTTCACATTGAGGACGGATGTTTGTGGATGCGTCATGTGCGGAGGTTGGAGCATCCCGAACATACACACTTATTCGTCGATGGTGACAGTGGTGGGCTGCAACT carries:
- a CDS encoding collagen-like protein, which translates into the protein MNITTPTVIGPTGPQGIQGIQGSQGVPGPAGAIGPQGFPGATGAVGAAGPSGATGPTGPAGGPVGPTGATGATGTVGAAGPSGATGAAGAAGPAGATGPTGPAGGPVGPTGATGATGAAGAAGAAGATGATGAAGAAGAAGATGATGAAGAAGAAGATGATGAAGAAGAAGATGATGAAGAAGAAGATGATGAAGGVLGFADFFALMPPDNAATVAPGTDVSFPQNGPTSGTTITRTGPSSFNLAAIGTYQVLSQVSVTEAGQLILTLNGADLAYTVVGRATGTSQIVEMAIVQTTVINSILTVRNPAGNSTALTITPLAGGTRPVSAHLVITQLA
- a CDS encoding IS4 family transposase; its protein translation is MKKSITIPLILQSILTPEEVQSVAKGADYEDKARKFAVTHLLQYWCVAALEQWDSYRSGVDHAARSGLPMVHYSCFSTKEAEVPFAIFKELLHRVIHKCSRETRRKLTFSKELLLIDSTTITVGKTRLPWAPYHGERSGIKLHVALRAQNGQPLQVVETLGSKHDGPMSETLAQPDYIVVMDRAYGKLERLDDFKIQGQSFVIRLRDNVHLDKPHALSRLQKADSSVIRDITCQLGTPQCRSKQRHRVVMFRDFEGRVIRVVTDLMQVTAEQIAQMYKARWQIEVFFRWIKQHLNIPTLFGRTENAVYGQLFCALIVYVLLKWLFDAAQGAWPKHAILSFARFSRLFLLQNLPVEWLIQIQHVLPKRVSASINQITYSG
- a CDS encoding DUF4183 domain-containing protein translates to MPITKPFMASRRFTTTAGAGTGVGIAYNILATATTNDTGVAATAFPTAPAYYNLYINAQIQTGDTSTATTTAITIPGGDALDPATPIVIEFVVN
- a CDS encoding helix-turn-helix transcriptional regulator, which produces MSKKAIIVVKLGKILESKGMTQGTLSQLTGLRPSTISEIVRGSRSVLNKDHLAKIIEVLEITDIGEIIEIDYISNAKESTE